Proteins co-encoded in one Salvia splendens isolate huo1 chromosome 4, SspV2, whole genome shotgun sequence genomic window:
- the LOC121797867 gene encoding uncharacterized protein LOC121797867: MSSARRTGQAAGESSGAKRLRKGKSVDDGESSGKRTRLAGKPSIAVVGVPVQVKRPQLRIKRTTGFFQRILKSLNERQKTAVRQLGFGGLLYYNVASVLGTLAYWLLEHFDHLRCSLMHPNGVEVVVDTKDVELIFGFPNGWITIDRCDRNTGIKYMETIPLDEEADMNVMQTKVLETKMLQETGGGLFKKIFLLLLETALIETSPCGYVRPRIVDILGDLQKVKKHNWCRYLLDNLLRTRELWKNNKSKVFSGPVVFLVTFYVDRVVHRRRCVACVIPRIKGWTVELLKEREEEEMKEADFDLGQVTSQLDENEWAVRK, from the exons CGAAACGTCTACGAAAAGGGAAATCAGTAGACGATGGGGAGTCGAGTGGGAAGAGGACAAGACTGGCAGGAAAGCCTTCAATAGCTGTTGTTGGCGTCCCTGTACAAGTCAAGAGACCTCAATTGAGGATCAAGAGAACCACTGGTTTTTTCCAGCGCATCCTGAAGTCTCTGAACGAAAGACAGAAAACTGCTGTTAGGCAGCTCGGCTTCGGTGGACTACTCTACTATAATGTGGCCTCTGTTTTGGGAACATTAGCGTATTGGCTATTAGAGCATTTTGACCACCTACGGTGCAGTCTTATGCATCCTAATGGTGTAGAGGTAGTTGTTGACACGAAGGACGTCGAGCTTATTTTTGGTTTCCCAAATGGATGGATTACAATTGATCGATGCGACAGAAACACAGGCATCAAATACATGGAAACCATTCCACTTGATGAGGAGGCTGATATGAATGTTATGCAGACAAAGGTCCTAGAAACGAAGATGCTACAAGAAACTGGGGGGGGactttttaagaaaatattccTGTTATTACTGGAAACTGCTCTCATTGAGACCTCCCCTTGTGGCTATGTCAGACCCCGGATTGTTGACATTCTCGGAGATTTGCAGAAGGTAAAGAAGCACAATTGGTGTAGGTACTTGCTAGACAATCTGTTGAGGACGCGCGAGCTGTGGAAGAATAACAAATCCAAGGTTTTCAGCGGGCCAGTAGTTTTCCTAGTG ACCTTCTACGTCGATCGAGTAGTGCATCGTAGGAGATGTGTGGCATGTGTCATTCCAAGAATAAAGGGATGGACAGTCGAACTgttgaaagagagagaggaagaggaaatgAAAGAAGCTGATTTTGATCTTGGACAAGTGACTTCACAGTTGGATGAGAATGAATGGGCGGTGCGGAAATGA